From a region of the Constantimarinum furrinae genome:
- the lysS gene encoding lysine--tRNA ligase, which translates to MQLSELELIRRDKLAQLRNLGIDPYPPELYPVNALSKSLKENFEEGKKVIVAGRLMSRRIQGKASFAELQDAEGRIQVYFNRDEICPGEDKTLYNEVYKKLLDIGDFIGIEGELFKTQVGEMTIMVKNFTLLSKALKPLPQPRVDAEGNVHDAFTDPEQRYRQRYADLVVNPKVKDTFIKRTKIVNTIRDFYNEMGFLEVETPILQPIPGGAAARPFMTHHNALDIPLYLRIANELYLKRLIVGGFDGVYEFAKDFRNEGMDRTHNPEFTVMEMYAAYKDYNWMMDTTEKLLEKIAIALHGTTEVQFGEHKINYKAPYKRIGILDAIKEHTGYDLYQKSEDEIREACHALNLEADETMGVGKMIDEIFGEKCEHHYVQPTFIIDYPVEMSPLTKKHRSKEGLTERFELMVNGKELANAYTELNDPIDQRERFEDQLTLSEKGDDEAMFIDQDFLRALEYGMPPTSGIGIGIDRLTMFMTNNASIQEVLFFPQMRPEKKAVALTHDEKAVLTLLKNNSPLELNELKTRSGLSNKKWDKTIKGLTKNKLAKVEKTDDGLFVELAK; encoded by the coding sequence ATGCAACTTTCTGAGCTGGAACTTATACGCAGGGATAAATTAGCGCAATTACGAAATTTAGGAATAGATCCGTATCCCCCGGAACTATATCCGGTAAATGCACTTTCGAAGTCACTCAAGGAGAATTTTGAAGAGGGAAAAAAGGTAATTGTTGCCGGCCGACTTATGTCCAGACGTATACAAGGGAAAGCATCCTTTGCCGAATTGCAAGATGCGGAGGGTAGAATTCAGGTGTATTTTAACCGTGATGAGATCTGTCCCGGCGAAGACAAGACGCTTTACAACGAGGTGTATAAAAAGCTTTTGGATATTGGTGATTTTATAGGGATAGAAGGTGAGTTATTTAAAACACAGGTGGGTGAAATGACCATTATGGTTAAGAATTTTACCTTGCTATCCAAGGCCTTAAAACCCTTGCCCCAACCGCGGGTTGACGCCGAAGGCAATGTTCATGATGCTTTTACCGATCCCGAACAACGCTATAGACAGCGTTATGCCGATCTCGTTGTTAATCCTAAAGTAAAAGATACGTTTATAAAGCGTACGAAGATCGTGAATACCATACGCGATTTTTATAACGAAATGGGTTTTCTGGAAGTGGAAACCCCTATTTTACAGCCCATCCCGGGAGGTGCGGCAGCACGGCCGTTTATGACGCATCACAATGCATTGGATATTCCGTTGTACTTGCGAATTGCAAACGAATTATATCTGAAAAGACTTATTGTTGGAGGTTTTGACGGGGTGTATGAATTTGCAAAGGATTTCCGGAATGAAGGCATGGACCGCACCCACAACCCGGAGTTCACTGTTATGGAAATGTACGCCGCTTATAAGGATTACAACTGGATGATGGACACCACAGAAAAACTGCTTGAAAAAATAGCTATTGCCCTGCACGGTACAACCGAAGTACAATTTGGTGAGCATAAAATTAATTATAAAGCCCCATATAAACGCATCGGGATCCTGGATGCTATTAAAGAACATACCGGTTACGATCTGTACCAAAAAAGTGAGGACGAGATACGGGAAGCATGTCATGCATTAAACCTGGAAGCCGATGAGACCATGGGTGTGGGAAAGATGATCGATGAGATCTTTGGTGAAAAGTGTGAGCATCATTACGTTCAGCCAACCTTTATTATCGATTATCCGGTAGAAATGAGTCCGCTTACCAAAAAACACCGATCTAAAGAAGGACTTACCGAACGATTTGAATTGATGGTTAACGGAAAAGAGTTGGCAAACGCCTATACCGAACTTAACGACCCTATCGATCAGCGGGAACGGTTTGAAGACCAGTTAACGCTTTCGGAAAAAGGAGACGATGAAGCTATGTTTATAGATCAGGATTTTCTTCGAGCCCTGGAATACGGAATGCCCCCTACTTCGGGTATTGGTATCGGAATTGACCGACTCACTATGTTCATGACCAATAATGCCTCCATTCAGGAAGTTTTGTTCTTCCCGCAAATGAGACCGGAGAAAAAGGCGGTTGCTTTAACCCATGATGAAAAAGCGGTTTTGACTTTACTGAAAAACAATTCGCCCTTAGAATTGAATGAGCTAAAGACACGATCGGGCCTGAGCAATAAAAAATGGGATAAGACCATCAAAGGACTCACAAAGAATAAGTTGGCCAAAGTTGAAAAAACGGACGACGGATTGTTTGTCGAGTTGGCGAAATAG
- a CDS encoding thioredoxin family protein: protein MKLFKLTLLLLSVTVTLGFSQPFNSEFQAETKSPLLLGKINKEGLSENSYADWFQKNYDEYSPDQQIIDALKNELKSYTITAFMGTWCGDSKREIPRFYKILEAADFPLERLTLIAVDKERTAYKQSPGGEEEGLNIHRVPTFIFFSKGKEINRIIESPVVSLEQDIANILTDNYTSNYYGVTVVDKALQFSEKNKYTKKLKKLKPQLQEKLTSMYELNTYANVLFFSGETEKAIAVSRLNTEFFPLEPLTYSSLAAKLGKTGQIKKALKNYEKALEMDPENSEIKIAIETLKSQI, encoded by the coding sequence ATGAAACTATTTAAACTTACTCTTTTACTTTTAAGCGTTACCGTTACACTGGGATTTTCCCAACCCTTTAATTCTGAATTTCAAGCCGAAACCAAATCGCCGCTCCTACTTGGAAAGATCAACAAAGAAGGGCTATCGGAAAACAGTTACGCAGACTGGTTTCAGAAAAACTACGACGAATATTCCCCCGACCAGCAAATCATCGATGCATTGAAAAACGAACTAAAATCATATACCATCACAGCTTTCATGGGTACCTGGTGTGGAGACAGCAAAAGAGAGATCCCCAGATTTTACAAGATCCTGGAAGCTGCCGACTTCCCTCTCGAACGACTTACCTTAATTGCCGTTGATAAAGAAAGGACAGCGTATAAACAAAGTCCGGGTGGTGAAGAAGAAGGTCTTAATATTCATCGGGTTCCCACTTTTATATTCTTCAGTAAGGGTAAGGAAATTAATCGCATTATTGAATCACCGGTTGTTTCCCTGGAACAGGACATTGCAAATATCTTAACGGATAACTATACCTCCAATTATTATGGAGTCACTGTTGTGGATAAAGCACTCCAGTTTTCAGAAAAAAATAAGTATACAAAGAAATTGAAAAAGCTCAAGCCTCAACTTCAGGAAAAGTTAACAAGCATGTATGAGTTAAACACCTACGCCAATGTCCTGTTTTTTTCGGGCGAAACCGAAAAAGCCATTGCTGTGTCAAGGCTTAACACCGAATTCTTTCCGTTAGAGCCCCTAACCTATTCGAGTCTGGCAGCCAAACTTGGCAAAACCGGCCAGATAAAAAAGGCTTTAAAAAACTATGAAAAAGCACTTGAGATGGACCCGGAGAATTCAGAAATAAAGATTGCGATTGAAACGCTAAAGTCACAAATATAA
- a CDS encoding response regulator transcription factor, which yields MNLNYFLFLFLATIGTGISYGQYEFSGYVNTTQWEGEVYLSVVEDYRKVSGVYPEQIIHKVYPDSSGYFKFSGNNLPEENRIYRIHVDSCNESDQTANHFNGHCPNSREIFFVANNKDSLQLPFSFDNEMFCKVVSGNEKAKAFLKIDSLKNDMRFAFGTYRSEANRKINTKKWFKTLQHYGELLNEPLAELYIYSYISDRRNELHTYYLQDIKTSSYYNELLGRLKQNYSESPYTKQYEAEIMSDQFLVNAERRSGIPWWVYVVSCVALVSILGNFYFFGKYKKLKNDIPAVQELLSSQEQKVLDLILKDKSNKEIAAAMFVSVSTVKTHINNLYKKLKVSSRAEAKALFEK from the coding sequence ATGAATCTAAATTATTTCCTTTTTCTTTTTTTGGCAACCATAGGTACTGGAATATCCTACGGGCAGTACGAATTTTCCGGTTATGTGAATACCACACAATGGGAAGGGGAAGTATATCTTTCGGTAGTGGAAGATTACCGAAAAGTTTCAGGGGTGTATCCTGAGCAGATTATTCATAAAGTATATCCCGATTCTTCCGGTTATTTTAAATTTTCAGGAAACAATCTCCCCGAAGAGAACCGCATTTATCGCATTCATGTGGACAGCTGTAATGAGAGCGATCAAACGGCAAATCATTTTAACGGGCATTGCCCCAACAGCAGGGAGATATTCTTTGTTGCCAATAACAAGGATTCACTACAATTACCCTTTTCGTTCGACAATGAAATGTTTTGTAAAGTGGTTTCAGGCAACGAGAAAGCCAAAGCCTTCCTCAAGATCGATTCACTTAAAAATGATATGCGTTTTGCCTTTGGTACGTATCGCAGTGAGGCCAATCGAAAGATTAATACCAAAAAGTGGTTTAAGACGTTACAGCACTATGGTGAGTTACTCAATGAACCGCTGGCCGAACTTTATATCTATTCCTATATCAGTGACCGCAGGAATGAACTTCATACATACTATTTACAGGATATTAAAACCAGTTCGTATTACAATGAGCTGCTCGGCCGTCTAAAACAGAACTATTCTGAAAGTCCATATACAAAGCAATACGAAGCCGAGATCATGTCCGATCAGTTCCTTGTAAATGCGGAAAGAAGGTCTGGAATTCCGTGGTGGGTATATGTGGTATCGTGCGTTGCGCTTGTGTCTATTCTGGGCAATTTTTATTTCTTCGGAAAATACAAAAAGTTGAAAAATGATATTCCTGCAGTTCAGGAACTGCTATCGAGTCAGGAGCAAAAAGTACTGGATCTCATTCTGAAGGATAAGAGCAATAAGGAGATCGCGGCGGCGATGTTCGTAAGTGTAAGTACCGTTAAGACCCACATAAACAACCTATATAAAAAACTTAAGGTTAGTTCCCGAGCGGAAGCCAAAGCTTTATTCGAAAAGTGA
- a CDS encoding YqaE/Pmp3 family membrane protein codes for MSIWRVLLSILFPPLAVIDKGCGSIIIVLILTVCGWIPGVIAALIILNNPKN; via the coding sequence ATGAGCATTTGGAGAGTTCTGCTTTCAATATTATTTCCGCCTCTGGCAGTGATCGATAAAGGTTGCGGATCAATTATCATTGTTTTAATATTAACCGTATGCGGTTGGATTCCCGGCGTGATCGCAGCGCTAATAATCTTGAATAACCCTAAAAATTAA